Proteins from one Procambarus clarkii isolate CNS0578487 chromosome 8, FALCON_Pclarkii_2.0, whole genome shotgun sequence genomic window:
- the LOC123759700 gene encoding LOW QUALITY PROTEIN: dolichyl-diphosphooligosaccharide--protein glycosyltransferase subunit 1 (The sequence of the model RefSeq protein was modified relative to this genomic sequence to represent the inferred CDS: deleted 2 bases in 2 codons), translated as MSGLVQLLLALLLVSAAASHDTINRELVNKKVDRKLDISSQLVKITNKITLENTGSGAVRSFLFAFTGPERDNLSYFNAQSGGTVLKVAETSVQEHRDFAFYKVELKDALQPGKTVNVEVEIILTQMLEPYPATIQQGEKQLVRYAGNHYVLTPYTTTTQTTTVTLPSPNIESYSRLKPTTHTDTSITYGPYDGVTGFSEDPMNVHYENNAPFLCVTRLERVIELSHWGNIAVEETIDVLHIGAKLKGPFSRYDYQREHNSYSSIKSFKTIMPASAKDVYYRDEIGNISTSHMRVQDDAVELDLRPRFPLFGGWKTHYKIGYNVPSYEYLYSSGDQYILKMRILDHVFDDFTVDELVLKVILPEGVRNIVLETPYPVERLPDSLHFTYLDTVGRPVVTLTKRNLVESHIQDLTLTYQFPAILMLQEPLLVVIAFFILFITVIFYVRLDLTLSKDDAMEAKMRVSSYCEQVHTHHDKRARLYEKLEEELQKLKVSKDVAQSQAATKKIQSSIRDETQAITEIGVKIRVDNAEYAEKVSELQKLDKVLRESVLQQLTNVEKLVVGKMSKQQYMDADTPLHKKKEEALEKIKSILGNI; from the exons ATGTCGGGCCTCGTGCAgctgctgctggcgctgctgctCGTCTCAGCTGCCGCCTCTCACGACACCATCAACAGGGAGCTGGTCAACAAGAAGGTGGACAGGAAGCTGGACATATCCTCCCAGCTGGTCAAAATTACCAACAAAATAACGTTGGAAAACACCGGGTCTGGAGCTGTCAGATCGTTCCTCTTCGCCTTCACTGGACCAGAAAGGGATAATTTGTCGTATTTTAACGCTCAG TCTGGTGGCACAGTCCTCAAGGTTGCGGAGACCAGTGTTCAAGAGCATCGTGATTTTGCCTTTTATAAGGTGGAGCTAAAGGATGCACTCCAGCCAGGCAAAACTGTCAAT GTTGAGGTAGAGATCATCTTGACCCAAATGTTAGAACCATACCCAGCCACCATTCAACAAGGGGAGAAGCAGTTAGTTCGCTATGCTGGGAATCACTATGTGCTCACTCcttacaccaccacaacccagaccaCCACCGTTACTCTTCCCTCTCCCAATATTGAATCGTACTCTCGTCTGAAGCCCACAACCCACACTGACACCTCCATTACATATGGCCCATATGATGGAGTTACTGGATTCTCTGAG GATCCTATGAATGTTCATTAC GAAAATAATGCACCATTTTTGTGTGTAACAAGGCTTGAACGTGTTATTGAACTGTCACACTGGGGTAACATTGCTGTTGAGGAGACGATTGATGTCTTGCACATTGGTGCCAAGCTGAAGGGGCCTTTCTCACGTTATGACTACCAGCGTGAGCATAATAGCTACTCTAGCATTAA GTCGTTCAAGACAATAATGCCGGCTTCAGCAAAGGATGTGTACTATCGTGATGAAATTGGAAATATCTCCACTTCTCACATGCGTGTACAAGATGATGCAGTTGAATTGGATTTGAGACCAAGATTCCCATTATTTGGAGGCTGGAAGACACATTACAAGATAGGTTACAATGTTCCTTCATACGAGTACCTCTACAGCTCTG GGGACCAGTACATACTGAAAATGCGTATCCTGGACCATGTGTTTGATGATTTTACTGTAGATGAGTTGGTGCTAAAAGTCATCTTACCAGAGGGTGTACGCAATATTGTTCTCGA GACACCGTACCCAGTGGAGCGGTTGCCAGACTCGCTGCACTTTACTTACCTCGACACAGTGGGCCGGCCAGTGGTGACTTTGACCAAGAGGAACTTGGTGGAGAGTCATATACAAGACTTGACACTG ACTTACCAGTTTCCTGCTATACTTATGTTGCAAGAACCTCTTCTTGTGGTTATTGCATTCTTCATCTTATTTATAACG GTTATTTTCTATGTTCGACTTGACTTGACCCTTAGTAAGGATGATGCAATGGAAGCCAAGATGCGTGTATCATCATACTGTGAACAGGTGCACACTCATCATGACAAGCGAGCTCGTCTCTATGAGAAGCTGGAGGAAGAATTGCAGAAACTCAAGGTCTCCAAAGATGTAGCTCAGTCACAG GCTGCAACAAAGAAAATTCAGTCCAGCATTCGCGACGAGACTCAAGCAATCACCGAAATTGGTGTAAAAATCCGTGTGGATAATGCAGAGTATGCTGAGAAGGTGTCAGAGCTGCAGAAACTGGATAA GGTTCTTCGAGAAAGTGTGCTGCAACAGCTGACCAATGTAGAAAAGTTGGTTGTTGGGAAGATGAGCAAACAGCAGTACATGGATGCTGATACACCTTTGCACAAGAAGAAAGAGGAGGCCTTGGAGAAAATTAAGTCAATTTTAGGGAACATATAA